The following are from one region of the Paenibacillus bovis genome:
- a CDS encoding S-layer homology domain-containing protein: MLTTKIRPWAILLLSTAILLPTAGLTGADPVSAQSVNATDIQHHWAKNVLIDWQNKGYISGFQDGSLQPDQSVTRSQLAALINKSFGFTSSVPIHYRDVQPSDWYYNDIAMAKAQGYMEGYKDSTFHPEQQVTRQELAVILTSIKKLKSSGSASRMKDTANSPSWSKGSIGAVIDNGLMNGDEKGFRPKDTTTRAEAVTVLNRSLQSTGAAATVYNTAGVYGPASGQQQISGNVQLNAAGSTLRNMVIEGDLLLGQGIGEGDALLDHVTVKGTTTVNGGGSHSIHVKDSNLATMVINKKDGDVRIETSGSTVIQQTVLQSGAILEEKTNAGASGFNNVVMSSLLPTGARVTMNGRFDAVDIAASSLDVQLISGSIDSLAVASGTTGNRVDTTSSSSIQSATLNAPATIGGNGTVEHAYIRAEGVTITPRVMQTSIDNGITARVGGNTVGLPLTPTNTKKKESNHNETTTPVNETKPTPNTDVTAPPQIQHLDVKNGQAVLPPQAGDVLFLSDMNITATLDGVPINLRSISYDSVTRTVHFDPLKLLHYNGKVLQVKIAPVADFSRLTRTFQGSVQISGFIGVITDTQGEPVNGVKIMFRRGVGIMTGPVEATVTTGMDGNYTVQLPPGIYTGEMQKDGFLTSYMTGVSLTGILNDTENGVIIQQADKDQVHIVLTWDEFPQDEDVHLLGPTPDGFGFQTDSSEQQYIYNSEVYAELNYDAIQGYGPEALTIRKRTPGTYTFYVDNISQLHLGSTATLRHSSARVKVYDGQSPTPIKTYLIPAGDGNEPYWHVFDMNIADGQLSFTDRNLLLNAAPVSKYLPIPTADSDQAKLEQEADLIPDDIVLPYDTKLNQEITLTDKQPADGITRTVSSVELLSAIDADTDNEFSVTNDVYLSTADTGKGLQLLQYNGSPYTAPYKVTVSLRLGDTTIQKNVYVDVPNLDTWLNQAAIRAQSVLAQPAAGQDTTGLQTALDHKNALPQAAAVQDKITVLQELNAALQQLK; the protein is encoded by the coding sequence ATGTTAACGACGAAAATTCGGCCGTGGGCCATCCTGCTGCTGAGCACAGCCATTCTGCTGCCGACTGCCGGACTCACAGGAGCTGATCCAGTCAGCGCACAGTCAGTCAATGCGACTGATATCCAGCATCACTGGGCCAAAAATGTTCTTATCGATTGGCAAAACAAAGGCTATATTAGCGGCTTCCAGGATGGCAGTCTACAGCCGGATCAGAGTGTAACCCGTTCGCAGCTGGCTGCACTGATCAACAAATCATTCGGATTCACTTCATCCGTACCCATTCATTATCGCGATGTACAACCATCCGATTGGTACTATAACGATATCGCTATGGCCAAAGCGCAAGGTTATATGGAAGGATACAAAGATTCCACCTTCCATCCGGAGCAGCAAGTTACCCGTCAGGAGCTGGCGGTTATTCTGACCTCTATCAAAAAATTAAAATCATCCGGCTCGGCCAGTCGAATGAAAGATACAGCCAACAGCCCTTCCTGGAGCAAAGGCTCGATCGGTGCCGTGATCGATAACGGACTGATGAATGGCGATGAAAAAGGATTCCGTCCCAAAGACACAACGACTCGTGCCGAAGCCGTCACCGTACTGAATCGTTCACTTCAGTCTACCGGTGCTGCAGCGACAGTCTATAATACAGCTGGAGTCTACGGACCGGCATCTGGACAACAGCAGATATCCGGCAATGTACAGCTCAATGCCGCTGGCAGCACACTGCGTAATATGGTCATCGAGGGTGATCTGCTGCTTGGCCAGGGAATTGGCGAAGGAGATGCACTGCTCGATCATGTGACGGTCAAAGGAACAACAACCGTCAATGGCGGCGGCAGCCACAGTATCCATGTCAAAGATTCCAATCTGGCTACTATGGTCATTAACAAAAAAGATGGCGATGTTCGCATAGAAACCAGTGGTTCAACTGTGATTCAGCAGACTGTTCTTCAATCCGGTGCCATTCTGGAAGAGAAAACGAACGCTGGTGCCAGCGGATTTAACAATGTCGTTATGTCTTCCCTACTGCCGACCGGTGCCAGAGTGACCATGAATGGACGGTTCGATGCAGTCGATATCGCCGCTTCATCACTTGACGTGCAGCTGATATCAGGTTCAATCGATAGTCTGGCTGTCGCTTCCGGTACGACAGGCAACCGGGTGGATACGACCAGTAGCTCGTCTATTCAATCCGCTACCTTGAATGCCCCGGCAACGATCGGCGGCAATGGTACGGTCGAGCATGCTTATATTCGCGCTGAAGGAGTCACAATTACGCCGCGGGTGATGCAGACGAGTATAGATAATGGCATTACTGCCCGCGTAGGCGGCAATACGGTAGGACTTCCACTGACCCCAACCAATACCAAGAAAAAAGAATCCAATCATAATGAGACCACAACGCCTGTAAACGAGACGAAGCCAACTCCGAACACAGATGTCACGGCTCCGCCGCAGATCCAGCATCTGGATGTCAAGAATGGTCAGGCCGTTCTGCCTCCTCAGGCGGGCGATGTGCTGTTCCTCAGCGATATGAATATTACAGCTACACTGGACGGTGTGCCTATCAACTTGCGCTCGATCAGCTATGACAGCGTGACGCGTACTGTGCACTTCGATCCACTTAAGCTACTGCATTATAATGGCAAAGTACTGCAGGTCAAAATAGCCCCTGTAGCAGACTTTTCCCGTCTTACGCGTACGTTCCAGGGCAGTGTACAAATCAGTGGTTTTATCGGCGTAATTACCGACACTCAAGGTGAGCCGGTGAATGGAGTAAAAATAATGTTCCGTCGAGGCGTAGGCATAATGACCGGACCGGTAGAAGCAACAGTAACCACCGGTATGGATGGCAACTATACCGTTCAGCTTCCACCTGGTATATATACCGGAGAGATGCAAAAGGATGGATTCCTTACATCTTACATGACTGGCGTCTCATTAACAGGCATCCTGAATGATACCGAAAATGGAGTTATCATCCAGCAGGCGGATAAAGACCAGGTTCACATTGTACTGACCTGGGATGAGTTCCCGCAAGACGAAGATGTGCATCTGCTCGGACCTACTCCGGACGGATTCGGATTTCAAACGGATTCATCTGAACAACAATATATCTACAATAGTGAAGTATATGCTGAACTGAATTACGATGCTATACAGGGTTATGGCCCAGAAGCTCTAACGATCCGCAAACGTACACCAGGCACATATACATTTTATGTAGACAATATCAGTCAATTACATTTAGGCAGTACGGCTACTCTACGTCATTCGTCTGCCCGTGTTAAAGTCTATGATGGTCAGTCTCCGACGCCAATCAAGACGTACCTGATACCTGCAGGTGACGGCAACGAGCCGTACTGGCATGTATTTGACATGAATATAGCTGATGGACAGCTGAGCTTTACGGATCGTAATCTGCTCTTGAATGCAGCACCAGTCTCCAAGTATCTGCCGATTCCAACTGCTGATTCGGATCAAGCTAAGCTGGAACAGGAAGCCGATCTTATTCCCGATGATATCGTGCTGCCATATGATACAAAGCTGAATCAAGAAATTACCCTGACAGATAAGCAACCAGCTGATGGTATCACCAGAACCGTCTCCTCTGTAGAACTGTTGTCTGCTATCGATGCGGATACAGATAACGAGTTTTCGGTCACCAATGATGTATATCTCTCCACTGCGGATACGGGCAAAGGTCTGCAACTGCTCCAGTATAACGGCAGTCCGTATACTGCACCGTATAAAGTGACCGTTTCTCTCCGTCTCGGTGATACCACTATCCAAAAAAACGTGTACGTGGATGTACCCAATCTGGATACCTGGTTGAATCAAGCTGCAATTCGCGCTCAAAGTGTGCTGGCACAACCAGCTGCCGGACAGGATACGACCGGGTTGCAGACCGCTCTGGATCACAAAAATGCTCTACCGCAAGCCGCTGCTGTACAGGACAAGATCACTGTTCTACAGGAACTAAATGCAGCGCTACAGCAACTAAAATAA
- a CDS encoding pyridoxamine 5'-phosphate oxidase family protein, with translation MRRKEFTVDEQQEFEQFLGEVSFGFLGLTSEDGWPRVIPLNFAYGNGVFYMHGSRAGEKMQLLREDNKVTFSAAREYALIPSYFTDEEMACPATAFFKSVTVRGHAEVVTDLEEKAMALGIFMQKLQPEGGYDPITIEDPRYIPRLKGVALIKIIPDEWTAKFKFGQNVRGEEREQIISGLQQRGSADDLSTLEMMEKYCPYHQSASGATGKNTADDQDL, from the coding sequence ATGAGAAGAAAAGAATTTACAGTAGACGAGCAGCAGGAATTTGAACAATTTCTCGGTGAAGTCAGTTTTGGCTTTCTTGGACTCACTAGCGAGGATGGATGGCCGCGGGTGATTCCGCTTAATTTTGCATACGGCAATGGAGTATTTTACATGCATGGCAGCCGCGCCGGGGAGAAAATGCAGCTGCTCCGGGAGGATAACAAGGTCACTTTTTCGGCAGCCAGGGAGTACGCATTGATCCCATCTTATTTTACCGATGAAGAAATGGCCTGTCCGGCTACCGCCTTTTTCAAAAGTGTAACAGTGCGGGGTCATGCCGAGGTCGTCACGGATCTTGAGGAAAAAGCGATGGCACTCGGCATCTTTATGCAAAAACTGCAGCCGGAAGGCGGCTATGATCCCATTACTATCGAAGATCCCCGTTATATCCCTCGCCTCAAGGGAGTCGCGCTGATCAAGATTATCCCGGACGAATGGACGGCCAAATTCAAGTTCGGCCAGAATGTCCGGGGTGAGGAACGCGAACAGATCATAAGCGGCCTGCAGCAGCGCGGATCTGCTGACGATCTGTCCACTCTGGAAATGATGGAAAAATACTGTCCGTATCATCAGTCAGCAAGTGGAGCGACCGGCAAGAATACAGCAGACGATCAGGATCTGTAG
- a CDS encoding aminotransferase class I/II-fold pyridoxal phosphate-dependent enzyme, producing MNPLAEQLNENLKEDSPYIYDMLSTLGKEMYFPKEGILSQSAEASSQAKKYNATIGIATENGGPMHLKVIQDSLSAFQPKDLYPYAPPAGKPELRSAWREKMIKDNPSLADQQFGNPIVTNALTHGLSIVADLFADEGDAIIYPDKNWENYELTFGIRRGAQIINYPLFTEDMSFNSDGLRDALLEQKDRGKAIVVLNFPNNPTGYTPSVEDGHRIVAAINEAALAGINVVVVTDDAYFGLFFEDSMQESLFGELNNLHPRILPIKIDGATKEEYVWGFRVGFITYGSSSATALTALEQKTLGIIRATISSGAHPSQTFVLNALRSPEFEAQKAEKFQVMKGRANKVKQLLDSGKYGDVWEYYPFNSGYFMCLKLKNVSAEDVRQRLLSQYEVGTIALGEHDLRVAFSCIEEQYLEDLYDLIHQAVLDVQQA from the coding sequence ATGAACCCACTGGCAGAACAATTGAATGAGAACCTGAAAGAGGACAGTCCCTATATTTACGACATGCTGTCCACGCTCGGCAAAGAAATGTATTTCCCCAAAGAAGGCATATTGAGCCAATCGGCAGAAGCTTCAAGCCAGGCCAAAAAATACAATGCTACGATCGGTATCGCTACCGAAAATGGTGGACCAATGCATCTGAAAGTCATTCAGGATTCCTTATCCGCTTTTCAGCCGAAAGATCTGTATCCGTATGCTCCGCCAGCCGGCAAACCCGAGCTGCGCAGCGCATGGCGCGAGAAAATGATCAAGGACAATCCATCTCTGGCCGATCAACAATTCGGCAATCCGATCGTAACCAATGCACTGACCCATGGTCTGAGCATCGTAGCCGATCTGTTCGCCGATGAGGGTGACGCGATCATCTATCCGGACAAGAACTGGGAAAATTACGAACTGACCTTCGGTATCCGCCGCGGGGCACAGATCATCAATTATCCATTGTTCACCGAAGATATGAGCTTCAACAGCGATGGTCTGCGCGATGCATTACTGGAACAAAAAGACCGCGGCAAAGCAATTGTCGTCCTGAACTTCCCAAACAACCCGACCGGATACACACCAAGCGTCGAAGACGGTCACCGGATCGTAGCTGCCATCAACGAAGCGGCACTGGCCGGGATCAATGTAGTCGTAGTAACGGATGATGCCTACTTTGGACTGTTCTTCGAAGATTCCATGCAGGAATCCCTGTTTGGCGAACTGAATAATCTGCATCCGCGCATTCTGCCGATCAAGATCGACGGCGCGACCAAGGAAGAATATGTTTGGGGATTCCGCGTTGGATTTATTACGTATGGTTCCTCTTCAGCTACGGCGCTGACAGCATTGGAGCAAAAAACACTGGGTATTATCCGTGCCACCATTTCCAGCGGTGCACATCCATCCCAGACCTTTGTACTGAACGCTCTACGCTCCCCTGAATTCGAAGCGCAAAAAGCCGAAAAATTCCAGGTAATGAAAGGCCGTGCCAACAAAGTCAAACAGCTGCTCGACAGCGGCAAATACGGCGATGTATGGGAATACTATCCGTTTAACTCCGGCTACTTTATGTGCCTGAAGCTCAAAAATGTATCGGCGGAAGATGTACGCCAGCGCTTGCTGAGCCAGTACGAAGTCGGCACAATTGCTCTGGGTGAGCATGATCTGCGGGTTGCTTTCTCCTGTATTGAAGAGCAATACCTTGAAGATCTGTACGATCTGATCCATCAGGCTGTACTGGATGTGCAGCAGGCGTAA
- a CDS encoding AEC family transporter translates to MLMHLLSTLYQVFLPISLPVVGGILLRRFRGLDTKPLATLSLYILTPSIVFNTLLHAEISWQDVSSTVTFSLLTLVALWLIAVVVSRILHLNPQEKAGLTLIATFTNSVNYGLPLVFLAFGQLGLDKASVYVIGQMVIVNTVGVFFAARSHFSARQAFASIFRLPAVYATVIAVLLRLSEMTLPASLDQGFAMLAAAYSPVALVVLGAQMINVGSRNNETAAARPSQRAFWAGMTIRLAAAPLLSWLLLTLIGVKGNLFDVLLILTSMPTAVNAVILAEQFGAAPRLVSRCILWTTLSSMLVLPVLILWLQ, encoded by the coding sequence ATGCTGATGCATTTACTGTCTACGTTGTACCAGGTTTTTCTTCCGATTTCTCTTCCTGTGGTAGGCGGCATTCTGCTGCGTCGATTCCGTGGGCTGGATACCAAGCCGCTGGCTACACTCTCTCTGTATATACTTACGCCATCGATTGTATTCAATACGCTGCTGCATGCGGAGATTTCGTGGCAGGATGTGAGTTCTACGGTTACCTTTTCTCTGCTGACACTGGTTGCGCTGTGGCTGATAGCGGTTGTTGTCAGCAGAATTCTGCATCTGAATCCACAGGAAAAGGCAGGCTTGACGCTGATCGCTACTTTTACCAATAGCGTCAATTATGGGCTGCCCCTTGTATTTCTGGCTTTTGGTCAGCTCGGTCTGGACAAGGCTTCCGTCTACGTGATCGGGCAAATGGTTATTGTGAATACGGTTGGCGTATTTTTTGCAGCCCGTTCGCATTTCTCGGCCCGACAGGCTTTTGCTTCTATTTTCCGTCTGCCAGCAGTGTATGCTACTGTAATCGCGGTGCTGCTGCGGCTGTCGGAAATGACCTTGCCTGCTTCGCTGGATCAGGGATTTGCCATGCTGGCCGCCGCCTATTCGCCGGTTGCACTCGTGGTTCTTGGCGCCCAGATGATCAATGTCGGCTCTCGAAACAACGAAACGGCAGCCGCCCGACCATCACAGCGTGCCTTCTGGGCAGGCATGACGATCCGGCTGGCTGCCGCACCTTTGTTATCCTGGCTGCTGCTCACACTGATTGGCGTGAAGGGCAATCTGTTTGATGTACTGCTGATTCTCACATCCATGCCTACAGCGGTTAATGCCGTTATTCTGGCAGAACAGTTCGGAGCAGCCCCCCGGCTCGTATCACGCTGCATTTTGTGGACGACATTGTCCTCTATGCTGGTACTGCCGGTACTGATTCTGTGGCTGCAATAA
- a CDS encoding histidine phosphatase family protein, whose protein sequence is MTTFGLIRHGSTIWNKEGRAQGSSDIPLNEDGWNQARQLGERIAGESWDRIYASDLIRARQTAQAIAEASQLPVSYDPRLRELDGGQIEGTTQAERIERWGEQWKQLDLGLETPESGAARGISCLQELGQKYPGERILIVSHGVLLNHVLNAILKEEPKWHTLENMSITVVRCDEQNAWECELYNCVRHLLPYEAEQQQ, encoded by the coding sequence ATGACTACATTCGGTTTAATCCGTCATGGAAGCACCATATGGAACAAAGAGGGCCGTGCACAGGGAAGTTCGGATATTCCGCTTAATGAAGACGGCTGGAATCAGGCTCGCCAGCTCGGTGAACGCATCGCTGGCGAATCATGGGATCGTATCTATGCCAGTGATCTGATTCGTGCGCGCCAGACTGCCCAGGCAATCGCCGAAGCATCGCAGCTGCCGGTCAGCTATGATCCACGTCTGCGGGAACTGGATGGCGGCCAGATTGAAGGTACTACACAGGCAGAGCGAATCGAACGCTGGGGAGAGCAGTGGAAGCAGCTGGATCTGGGATTGGAGACACCGGAGTCAGGTGCGGCACGCGGTATCAGCTGTCTGCAGGAACTGGGGCAAAAGTATCCCGGCGAGCGCATTCTGATCGTTAGCCATGGTGTACTGCTCAACCATGTGCTGAACGCAATTCTCAAGGAAGAACCGAAATGGCATACGCTGGAAAATATGTCGATTACCGTTGTACGCTGTGATGAACAAAATGCCTGGGAATGCGAATTGTACAACTGTGTCCGCCATCTGCTACCATATGAAGCAGAACAGCAGCAATAA
- a CDS encoding NUDIX hydrolase codes for MQLKWLEWAKQIQAISQAGLEYSRDVYDLERFEQLRELSLEIMQQYTDVEIELIRELFAGETGYATPKVDIRAVVFQNDRILMVREKLDGAWALPGGWADIGLSPKEIAVKEVKEESGYDVRAGRLLGVVDKKFHPHPPSPWHVYKFFIECELIGGTAAVDTTETMEVGFFAENELPPLSVERNTEQQIRTAFQYLRQPDLPVFCD; via the coding sequence GTGCAATTGAAGTGGTTGGAGTGGGCCAAGCAGATTCAGGCAATCAGTCAGGCGGGGCTGGAATATTCCAGGGATGTGTATGATCTGGAGCGATTTGAGCAGCTGCGGGAGCTGAGCCTGGAGATTATGCAGCAGTACACGGATGTAGAGATTGAGCTGATTCGCGAATTATTTGCAGGAGAGACCGGTTATGCGACACCCAAAGTGGATATCCGCGCGGTTGTTTTTCAGAATGATCGTATTCTGATGGTGCGCGAGAAGCTGGATGGGGCATGGGCTTTACCGGGAGGATGGGCAGATATCGGACTGTCGCCCAAAGAGATCGCTGTCAAAGAGGTCAAGGAAGAGTCCGGCTATGATGTTCGCGCCGGTCGTCTGCTGGGCGTAGTGGACAAGAAGTTCCATCCGCACCCTCCTTCACCATGGCATGTATACAAATTTTTTATCGAATGCGAGCTGATCGGCGGTACAGCAGCAGTAGATACGACCGAGACGATGGAGGTCGGATTTTTTGCCGAGAATGAATTGCCACCGCTGTCGGTAGAGCGTAATACAGAGCAGCAGATCCGTACCGCATTTCAATATCTGCGCCAGCCGGATCTGCCAGTATTCTGCGATTAA
- a CDS encoding helix-turn-helix domain-containing protein, which yields MLELSPASFILKPAFAKIFCEPEWRWPKREKPMPNYDLFYVWSGEGELILNGEPYAISKGSCFVFRPGDETTATHNPQKPLVLTYIHFDVDAPVSRIPARYRVLEETIDFEYMLVRYVRLLLEQAFAAEEEARLILKQLMIHLLRDEQHKPAPRKVSNQLNETIQEVANYIRQHPSLAHRVEDLASRAGLSPRYFSIKFKELMGVSVQSYIIRMRIERAEHLLVYTGMNVTEVADALGYRDIFFFSRQFKQYTGKSPSEIR from the coding sequence ATGCTTGAATTATCGCCTGCTTCATTTATATTGAAGCCCGCCTTTGCCAAAATTTTCTGTGAACCGGAGTGGCGCTGGCCCAAACGGGAAAAGCCCATGCCCAATTATGATCTGTTCTATGTATGGAGTGGAGAAGGCGAATTGATCCTGAACGGAGAGCCTTATGCGATCAGCAAGGGAAGCTGCTTTGTATTTCGTCCGGGAGATGAGACGACGGCTACGCATAATCCGCAAAAGCCGCTGGTGCTGACCTATATTCATTTTGATGTAGATGCACCGGTCAGCCGCATCCCTGCACGCTACCGGGTGCTGGAGGAGACGATTGATTTCGAATATATGCTGGTCCGGTATGTACGGCTGCTGCTGGAACAGGCTTTTGCCGCTGAAGAGGAGGCGCGTCTGATTCTGAAGCAGCTCATGATCCATCTGCTGCGCGACGAACAGCACAAACCGGCTCCTCGCAAAGTAAGCAATCAGCTGAACGAGACGATTCAGGAAGTCGCGAATTATATCCGCCAGCACCCAAGCCTTGCGCACCGGGTGGAAGATCTGGCTTCACGGGCAGGATTGTCACCGCGCTACTTTTCGATCAAGTTCAAGGAACTGATGGGCGTATCTGTGCAATCGTATATCATACGGATGCGGATCGAGCGGGCAGAGCATCTGCTCGTCTATACGGGGATGAATGTAACCGAGGTGGCAGATGCGCTGGGATACCGTGATATTTTCTTTTTCAGCCGTCAGTTCAAGCAGTACACCGGCAAAAGTCCTTCCGAGATTCGCTAG
- the asd gene encoding archaetidylserine decarboxylase (Phosphatidylserine decarboxylase is synthesized as a single chain precursor. Generation of the pyruvoyl active site from a Ser is coupled to cleavage of a Gly-Ser bond between the larger (beta) and smaller (alpha chains). It is an integral membrane protein.) — MANSLFRLMTELSSRKWVSRLTGSFAKSRASRALIPKFIQAYRIPAEDAEKSVNDYHTLNEFFTRRLRPGARPVDADPMSLTSPVDALITAMGPLQDGLIPQVKGQDYSLEELLNHSPRMETYRDGYMFVLYLSPTDYHRIHAPVTGKQTERDHIPGKVYPVNDKSMLNMRAVLSRNERQITYMQHHYGEVAVVKVGALNVSSIRYADETRTSWNKGDELAYFEFGSTIVLLIQQGTFTPDEMLHIGSRVKMGEKLGTLMDMEATRPYRRLIDPS; from the coding sequence ATGGCCAATTCACTGTTCCGCCTGATGACCGAGTTATCCTCACGCAAATGGGTATCCCGGCTGACAGGCAGCTTTGCTAAATCACGGGCCAGCCGCGCGTTAATCCCGAAATTTATTCAGGCCTATCGCATTCCGGCAGAAGACGCCGAGAAAAGCGTCAACGATTATCATACATTAAATGAATTCTTCACCCGACGGCTCCGTCCAGGTGCACGTCCTGTTGATGCGGACCCGATGTCGCTGACCAGCCCGGTCGATGCGCTGATCACCGCTATGGGACCACTGCAGGACGGTCTGATTCCGCAGGTCAAAGGCCAGGACTACAGCCTCGAAGAACTGCTGAATCACTCTCCGCGGATGGAGACTTACCGTGATGGATATATGTTCGTGCTTTACCTGAGTCCGACCGATTATCACCGGATTCATGCTCCGGTCACCGGCAAGCAGACCGAGCGGGATCATATTCCGGGCAAAGTCTATCCGGTTAATGACAAAAGTATGCTCAATATGCGCGCAGTTCTGAGCCGTAATGAGCGTCAGATCACCTACATGCAGCATCATTATGGAGAAGTGGCGGTCGTGAAGGTCGGCGCGCTGAATGTCAGCAGTATCCGCTATGCCGACGAGACACGTACCTCGTGGAACAAAGGCGATGAACTCGCTTATTTTGAATTTGGCTCAACGATTGTGCTGTTGATCCAGCAGGGTACCTTTACCCCGGACGAGATGCTGCATATCGGCAGCCGGGTCAAAATGGGTGAGAAGCTGGGCACGCTGATGGATATGGAAGCGACCCGTCCTTATCGTCGTCTGATCGATCCTTCTTAA
- a CDS encoding PLP-dependent aminotransferase family protein encodes MDITIAYQRALQQHPYKYIALYYALRENILNGSLQPGMRLPSTRELAASYGVSRGSAAEAYDLLLAEGYTESAVGRGTYVARQLTSLPVIQHSTKKEQPDPKRSAAVSTADPSNSYRTLSRWGNRLLEMDQRQPAESPAADDPANLPITPLQRPATMISFAPREILLEGRSLTDWRSAMTGAARDLQQPVHSSGQREEAGGDLLLREAICSHLGRTRGIAAQPEQIVLCSGSMEAIVLLCQLLINEGEPVILEDPCYPGISRAITACGGQVCPAPLDRQGIIPQDWDSRLLFVTPGRQFPTGVVLPLPRRQQLLQWAEHRQAWIVEDDYDSEFRWEGRPVEPLKALDTTDSVIYVGSFSKSMFSSLRLGYAIMPPGLAQALIAAKRLYDPLPSSRLEQRALARFIMRGDYMRHLRRMTRLYRGRHAMFREQVEQQLRGVFSWMPVGSGLHVYGVWQHDRESYAQFRQIAAGCGVRWRDAADYQLTEGTPAGCFSFAHLEEEQIIEGIRRLRNAWNTLQSTKFH; translated from the coding sequence ATGGATATCACTATTGCGTATCAGCGCGCTCTGCAGCAGCATCCATACAAATACATAGCGCTGTATTATGCACTGCGTGAAAATATTCTAAATGGATCGCTGCAGCCGGGAATGAGACTGCCCTCCACGCGTGAGCTGGCAGCGAGTTATGGTGTCTCCCGGGGGAGCGCAGCCGAAGCCTATGATCTGCTGCTGGCTGAAGGATATACCGAATCGGCTGTAGGCAGAGGCACCTATGTCGCCCGGCAGCTCACCAGTCTGCCGGTGATTCAGCACAGCACAAAAAAGGAGCAACCGGATCCGAAGCGCTCTGCTGCTGTATCTACCGCCGATCCGTCCAATAGCTATCGTACGTTATCCCGCTGGGGTAACCGTCTGTTGGAGATGGATCAACGGCAGCCTGCCGAATCACCAGCTGCTGATGATCCAGCCAACCTCCCGATCACACCATTGCAGAGACCTGCAACAATGATTTCTTTTGCTCCCCGTGAGATTCTGCTGGAGGGTCGCTCACTGACCGACTGGAGAAGTGCAATGACCGGTGCTGCGAGAGATTTACAGCAGCCGGTCCACAGTTCCGGACAGCGAGAAGAAGCCGGCGGTGATCTGCTGCTGCGCGAAGCGATCTGCAGTCATCTGGGACGTACGCGCGGTATCGCTGCCCAGCCGGAACAGATCGTATTATGCAGCGGCTCGATGGAAGCGATTGTGCTGCTCTGTCAGCTGCTCATTAATGAGGGAGAGCCTGTTATTCTGGAAGATCCGTGTTATCCCGGTATCTCCCGTGCGATTACAGCCTGCGGTGGACAGGTATGTCCGGCACCGCTGGATCGGCAGGGCATTATTCCGCAGGATTGGGATTCCCGCCTGCTGTTCGTTACACCAGGCCGCCAGTTTCCTACCGGAGTCGTCCTGCCGCTGCCCAGACGACAACAGCTGCTCCAGTGGGCAGAGCATCGGCAGGCGTGGATCGTCGAGGATGATTATGACAGTGAATTTCGCTGGGAAGGCCGCCCGGTAGAGCCGCTCAAGGCGCTGGATACAACAGACAGCGTGATCTATGTCGGTTCCTTTTCCAAAAGTATGTTCTCCAGCCTGCGGCTTGGTTATGCGATTATGCCTCCGGGACTGGCGCAAGCGCTTATAGCAGCCAAGCGCCTGTATGATCCGCTGCCTTCTTCCCGGCTGGAGCAGCGTGCACTGGCCCGCTTTATTATGCGAGGGGATTATATGCGTCATCTGCGCCGAATGACCCGACTGTACAGGGGACGTCATGCCATGTTTCGTGAACAGGTCGAACAGCAGCTACGGGGAGTATTTTCCTGGATGCCGGTCGGCTCGGGACTGCATGTGTACGGAGTATGGCAGCATGATCGCGAATCGTATGCACAATTCCGGCAGATCGCAGCAGGCTGCGGAGTCCGCTGGCGGGATGCTGCCGATTACCAGCTTACCGAAGGTACGCCTGCAGGCTGCTTCAGTTTTGCCCATCTGGAGGAAGAGCAGATTATAGAAGGAATCCGGCGTCTGCGGAATGCATGGAACACGCTGCAATCGACAAAATTTCATTAA